The following proteins are co-located in the Myroides profundi genome:
- a CDS encoding acetyl-CoA C-acyltransferase → MSKKVVIVSAARTPIGSFLGSLSTVPATVLGATAIKGALDKINLDANLVDEVLMGNVVQAGEGQAPARQAALKAGLSKEVACTTINKVCASGMKAIMQGTQAIMADDAEIVVAGGMENMSMIPHYVHMRNGNKFGPATIIDGLQNDGLVDAYDNNAMGVSADLCASTHNISREEQDNFAIKSYERSAKAWDAGKFNNEVVPVSVPQRRGDAIVVSKDEEYTNVKLDKITSLRPAFTKEGTVTAANASTINDGAAAVVIMSEEKALSLGLKPLAYIKGYADAAQEPEWFTTAPAKALPKALKKANVAIEDVDFFEFNEAFSVVGIANTKLLNIDPEKVNVNGGAVSLGHPLGCSGARIIVTLLSVLEQNNAKIGAAAICNGGGGASALVIERA, encoded by the coding sequence ATGAGTAAAAAAGTAGTTATTGTTTCTGCTGCTAGAACACCGATAGGAAGTTTCTTAGGAAGTTTATCAACTGTACCAGCTACAGTATTAGGTGCTACTGCTATTAAAGGGGCACTAGATAAGATCAACCTTGATGCTAATCTAGTAGATGAAGTATTGATGGGGAATGTAGTTCAAGCAGGAGAAGGACAAGCACCTGCACGTCAAGCGGCTTTAAAAGCAGGTTTGTCTAAAGAGGTAGCTTGTACTACAATAAATAAAGTTTGTGCATCAGGTATGAAAGCGATTATGCAAGGGACACAAGCTATTATGGCAGATGATGCAGAAATAGTTGTAGCAGGTGGAATGGAGAATATGAGTATGATTCCTCATTATGTTCACATGCGTAATGGTAACAAATTTGGTCCTGCAACTATCATTGATGGTTTACAAAATGACGGTCTAGTAGATGCTTATGACAATAATGCTATGGGAGTATCTGCAGACTTATGTGCTAGTACACATAATATCTCAAGAGAAGAACAAGATAACTTCGCTATTAAATCTTATGAGCGTTCTGCAAAAGCATGGGATGCTGGTAAGTTTAACAACGAGGTAGTTCCAGTATCTGTACCTCAACGAAGAGGAGATGCTATCGTAGTTTCTAAGGATGAGGAATACACGAATGTAAAATTAGATAAGATTACTTCTTTACGTCCTGCTTTTACAAAAGAAGGAACTGTAACTGCTGCTAATGCTTCTACTATCAATGATGGAGCTGCTGCTGTGGTAATCATGAGCGAAGAAAAAGCATTAAGCTTAGGATTAAAACCTCTAGCTTATATCAAAGGATATGCGGATGCTGCTCAAGAGCCTGAGTGGTTTACTACTGCTCCTGCTAAAGCATTGCCTAAAGCGCTTAAAAAAGCGAATGTAGCTATTGAAGATGTGGACTTCTTTGAATTTAACGAAGCGTTCTCTGTAGTTGGTATTGCAAATACTAAATTACTTAATATCGATCCAGAAAAGGTAAACGTAAACGGTGGAGCTGTTTCTTTAGGTCACCCTCTAGGATGTTCTGGTGCTCGTATCATCGTAACATTATTAAGTGTATTAGAACAAAACAATGCAAAAATAGGAGCTGCTGCTATCTGTAATGGTGGTGGTGGTGCATCAGCATTAGTTATCGAAAGAGCTTAA
- a CDS encoding C40 family peptidase, with amino-acid sequence MFAYCNLAIVPLRLEPSDRSEMVSQVLFGEHFTILERTEKWSKIELAFDKYQGWIDNKQYQEISEEDYKYLQNTSVIHSAELVDFISSNNNHLMAVPLGSCLTGLKKNSINTDNFTYEGLTITGQFTKQTFLKTAFMYLNTPYLWGGKTPFGIDCSGFTQMVYRINGYRIPRDASQQAAIGEALSFIEESEIGDLAFFDNAEGNIIHVGIIMENNYIIHAHGKVRIDRLDHLGIYNIDSGRHTHKLRVIKKII; translated from the coding sequence ATGTTTGCATATTGCAACCTTGCCATTGTACCCTTAAGACTTGAACCAAGCGACAGAAGCGAAATGGTATCTCAAGTCCTTTTCGGTGAACACTTTACTATTTTAGAAAGAACAGAGAAGTGGTCGAAAATAGAATTAGCTTTCGACAAGTACCAAGGTTGGATAGATAATAAACAATATCAAGAAATCTCTGAAGAAGATTATAAATACCTTCAAAATACATCTGTTATTCACTCTGCGGAGTTAGTAGATTTTATTTCTTCTAACAACAATCACTTAATGGCAGTACCTCTAGGTAGTTGTCTTACAGGGTTAAAAAAGAATAGCATCAACACAGATAACTTCACTTATGAAGGACTGACTATCACTGGTCAATTTACAAAACAAACTTTTCTAAAGACTGCGTTTATGTACTTAAACACTCCTTACTTATGGGGAGGGAAAACGCCTTTCGGAATAGACTGTTCTGGTTTCACCCAAATGGTTTACAGAATCAATGGATATAGAATTCCCAGAGATGCCTCACAACAAGCAGCTATAGGAGAAGCCTTAAGTTTCATAGAAGAAAGTGAAATAGGTGACTTAGCTTTCTTTGACAATGCCGAGGGTAATATCATCCATGTAGGGATAATCATGGAGAACAACTATATCATACATGCTCATGGAAAAGTGCGTATAGACAGACTGGATCACTTAGGAATTTATAATATCGATTCTGGTAGACATACTCATAAACTAAGAGTAATCAAGAAAATCATTTAA
- a CDS encoding DEAD/DEAH box helicase: MNTFEQFNLPKALEKALNELNIISPTPIQAKSFPVILSGRDMMGIAQTGTGKTFAYLLPILKQWKFSHAESPRVVILVPTRELVVQVVDEVEKLTAYMSVRTLGVYGGTNINTQRKAVYEGVDILVGTPGRMMDLALDGVLRFDNLQKLVIDEFDEILNLGFRTQLTSILTMMKGKRQNILFSATMTEEVDEVLDEYFDFPEEVSLAPSGTPLENIDQQIYNVPNFNTKLNLLMHLLSNKEEFNRVLIFINSKRLADVVMEKLEAAFPEEFTVIHSNKSQNFRMRSMAEFQANELRGLLTTDIMARGLDISDISHVINLQFTDSPEQYIHRIGRTGRADKKGTAISIVDPKEEEVKLAAEILMEKELRAMTIPEEVVISESLMEFEKSKLKSKQLAKVKKPIEKGAAFHEKKDKNQKVNLGGPGKRNPRKTKPRNRAVEAKRAAKRKNK; encoded by the coding sequence ATGAATACTTTCGAGCAATTTAATCTACCGAAAGCCCTTGAAAAAGCTCTTAATGAGCTTAATATTATTTCACCAACTCCTATACAAGCTAAATCATTTCCAGTTATTCTTTCTGGAAGAGATATGATGGGTATTGCCCAAACAGGTACAGGAAAGACATTCGCCTACCTTCTACCTATCTTAAAACAATGGAAGTTTAGCCATGCTGAGTCTCCTAGAGTAGTGATACTAGTACCTACACGTGAGCTTGTAGTACAAGTAGTAGATGAAGTAGAAAAGCTTACAGCCTATATGTCTGTAAGAACATTAGGGGTATATGGTGGTACCAATATCAATACACAACGAAAAGCTGTTTATGAAGGTGTAGATATCCTAGTAGGTACACCTGGACGTATGATGGACTTAGCTTTAGATGGAGTATTGCGTTTTGATAATTTACAGAAGTTAGTCATTGATGAATTTGATGAAATACTAAACTTAGGGTTTAGAACACAGCTTACATCTATTCTTACAATGATGAAAGGAAAACGTCAAAATATCTTATTCTCTGCTACTATGACAGAAGAAGTAGACGAAGTACTTGACGAATATTTTGACTTCCCTGAAGAAGTTTCTCTTGCTCCTTCTGGAACTCCGTTAGAGAATATAGATCAACAGATATATAATGTACCTAACTTCAACACGAAGTTAAATCTATTAATGCACTTACTTAGCAATAAAGAAGAGTTTAATAGGGTACTTATCTTTATCAACAGTAAACGTCTTGCAGATGTTGTAATGGAGAAATTAGAGGCTGCCTTTCCTGAAGAGTTCACTGTAATTCACTCTAACAAATCTCAAAACTTCCGTATGAGATCTATGGCTGAGTTCCAAGCGAATGAATTAAGAGGTCTTCTAACTACAGATATAATGGCTCGTGGACTTGATATCTCTGATATTAGCCACGTAATCAACTTACAGTTCACTGACTCTCCAGAACAGTATATTCACCGAATAGGACGTACAGGACGTGCTGATAAAAAAGGTACGGCTATCTCTATCGTAGACCCTAAAGAGGAAGAAGTAAAATTAGCTGCAGAGATTCTAATGGAGAAAGAACTTAGAGCAATGACAATCCCAGAAGAAGTAGTCATCTCTGAGTCACTTATGGAGTTTGAAAAATCTAAGTTAAAGTCTAAACAACTTGCTAAGGTTAAAAAGCCTATAGAAAAAGGAGCTGCTTTCCACGAGAAAAAAGATAAAAACCAAAAGGTAAATCTTGGAGGTCCTGGTAAACGTAACCCACGTAAAACTAAACCTCGTAACAGAGCAGTAGAAGCAAAAAGAGCTGCTAAACGCAAGAATAAATAA
- a CDS encoding MFS transporter, whose product MNVKAKLTLMSYLEFAVWGAYLTSMGNYLGSVGLGPKIGLFYAMQGIVSIFMPAIMGIVADRWIPVQRLLGLNHLAAAIFMMATGYYGFIAGDHVDFTTIFTLYTCSVAFFMPTIALSNSTSYAILKQNHLDTIKAFPPIRTFGTVGFICAMLFVNFFGFHSDGSLGFNFGGDIDFESFQSNYYQFFVSGVLGIVLFLYSFVLPNCPINKSNEKQSLADAFGLKAFSLFKEKKMAVFFIFSMLLGVSLQITNGYANPFITSFSKVPEYADSWGAHNANALISLSQVSETLCILLIPFVLRKFGIKVVMLMSMFAWVLRFGFFGIGDPGNGVWMFILSMIVYGIAFDFFNVSGSLYVDNETSEDIRSSAQGVFMMMTNGFGATIGMLIAQYIVNHFVYSQEDVTLQLEGWRHSWLIFAGYALVVTILFAIIFKYKHNPQAVEENIKE is encoded by the coding sequence ATGAATGTAAAAGCAAAATTGACGTTGATGAGTTACCTCGAATTTGCTGTTTGGGGAGCTTATTTAACATCTATGGGGAACTATTTAGGATCAGTGGGGCTAGGGCCTAAGATTGGTCTTTTTTATGCTATGCAAGGTATAGTATCTATTTTTATGCCTGCTATCATGGGAATAGTAGCTGATAGATGGATACCAGTTCAGAGATTATTAGGATTGAATCACTTAGCTGCAGCTATTTTTATGATGGCTACAGGTTATTATGGTTTTATAGCAGGAGATCATGTTGATTTTACAACGATCTTTACACTTTACACTTGTAGTGTAGCTTTCTTTATGCCTACAATCGCTTTATCTAATTCAACTTCTTATGCAATATTAAAACAGAATCACCTCGATACGATTAAGGCCTTTCCGCCTATACGTACTTTTGGTACAGTAGGATTTATCTGTGCGATGTTGTTTGTTAACTTCTTTGGGTTCCACAGTGATGGTTCTTTAGGATTTAACTTTGGTGGAGATATCGATTTTGAAAGCTTCCAGTCTAATTATTATCAATTCTTTGTGTCAGGTGTTTTAGGAATAGTTCTTTTCTTATACAGTTTTGTATTGCCTAATTGTCCTATTAATAAATCTAATGAGAAGCAGAGTTTAGCAGACGCATTTGGGTTAAAGGCATTCAGTTTGTTTAAAGAGAAGAAGATGGCAGTATTCTTTATCTTCTCAATGTTGTTGGGAGTGTCATTACAGATTACGAATGGATATGCGAATCCTTTTATCACAAGCTTCTCTAAAGTACCAGAATATGCTGACTCTTGGGGAGCACATAATGCTAATGCGTTAATCTCGTTATCTCAAGTTTCAGAAACATTGTGTATCTTATTAATTCCATTTGTTCTTAGAAAATTTGGTATTAAAGTAGTAATGTTGATGTCAATGTTTGCTTGGGTTCTTCGTTTTGGATTCTTTGGTATAGGTGATCCAGGAAACGGAGTATGGATGTTTATATTGTCTATGATTGTTTATGGAATTGCATTTGACTTCTTTAATGTATCAGGATCTCTATATGTAGATAATGAGACAAGTGAAGATATTCGTTCTTCAGCTCAAGGGGTATTTATGATGATGACTAACGGTTTTGGTGCAACAATAGGTATGCTTATCGCTCAGTACATTGTGAATCACTTTGTATATAGTCAAGAAGATGTTACTTTGCAGTTAGAAGGTTGGAGACATTCATGGCTTATATTCGCAGGATACGCTTTAGTGGTGACTATATTGTTTGCTATTATCTTTAAGTATAAACACAATCCACAGGCTGTAGAAGAAAACATAAAAGAGTAA
- the cmk gene encoding (d)CMP kinase — MKKITIAIDGFSSTGKSTLAKSLAKSLSYVYIDTGAMYRAVTLSAMRKGLIKENYFNREGLIESLPSVELHFEYNPEKGFAEVFLNQENVEGVIRSLEVSQFVSQIAEVPEVRRKLVEQQQNLGKSKGVVMDGRDIGTVVFPDAELKIFMTASPEIRAQRRFDELKEKDPNVSYDAVFHNVVERDKIDTSRADSPLVKADDAIEVDNSNLTIEEQFNLILELAQKRIK; from the coding sequence TTGAAAAAGATTACTATAGCGATTGATGGTTTTTCCTCTACGGGGAAAAGTACATTAGCGAAATCATTAGCGAAGTCTCTTAGCTATGTATATATAGACACAGGAGCTATGTATAGAGCAGTTACTTTGTCTGCAATGAGAAAAGGTTTGATAAAAGAAAATTACTTCAATAGAGAAGGATTAATAGAGTCATTACCATCAGTAGAACTGCACTTTGAGTACAATCCTGAAAAGGGGTTTGCAGAAGTGTTTTTAAACCAAGAGAATGTAGAAGGTGTGATCCGCAGTTTAGAGGTATCACAGTTTGTAAGTCAGATAGCAGAAGTACCTGAGGTAAGAAGAAAGTTGGTAGAACAACAACAAAACTTAGGTAAGTCTAAAGGAGTAGTAATGGATGGAAGAGATATAGGGACAGTTGTGTTTCCTGATGCAGAGTTAAAGATATTTATGACTGCCTCTCCAGAGATACGTGCTCAAAGACGCTTTGACGAATTAAAGGAAAAAGACCCTAATGTGAGTTATGATGCAGTGTTTCACAATGTAGTAGAAAGGGATAAAATAGACACAAGTAGAGCAGATTCACCACTAGTAAAGGCAGATGATGCAATAGAGGTAGATAATTCTAATTTAACTATAGAAGAACAGTTTAATTTAATTCTGGAGTTAGCGCAAAAAAGAATTAAATAA
- the lon gene encoding endopeptidase La, which yields MANQKLITFDNLSLQDLGDGDSEFIPIFSSEDEEEMNKEELPTSLPILPLRNMVLFPGVVIPITAGRDKSIELLNRANKGDKTIGVVAQIDEGTDDPGINEIYHTGTVARIIKLLKLPDGNITVILQGKKRFEITELTQEEPYMKANVVAREEKRPNKKNKEFSAIVDSIKETALEIIKENPNIPSDAAFAIENISSESFLINFVSSNMSMDIADKQRLLNIDDLNARGLEALKMMTLELQKLQLRNDIQTKVRVDLDQQQKEYFLHQQMKTIQEELGGFSNEEEFEEMRKKAANKKWSKEVQERFDKELMKFQRMNPQVAEFGIQRNYLELFLELPWNHYSKDVFNLKNAQKQLDKDHYGIEEVKKRVLEHMAVLKLRNDLKSPILCLYGPPGVGKTSIGRSIADALGREYVRISLGGLRDEAEIRGHRKTYIGAMPGRIIQSLKKAKTSNPVFLLDEIDKLSSSHNGDPSSALLEVLDPEQNHEFYDNFLEMGYDLSKVMFIATSNSLSTIQPALRDRMEIIEMTGYTIEEKVEIGKQHLLEKQLKAHGVTSKDVVIGKKQMEFIITNYTRESGVRGLDKQLAHIARGVAKNIVMEEEYNVKMTEEDIKKILGTPRFENDKYENNDVAGVVTGLAWTSVGGDILYIESIISKGKGELSITGNLGTVMKESATIALEYIKAHAEELGIAQEVFDNYKIHIHVPEGATPKDGPSAGITMLTSMVSSFTQRKVKKNLAMTGEITLRGKVLPVGGIKEKILAAKRANVKEIILCKDNRKDIDDIKEEYLKGLTFHYVDKMEEVLEIAITNQKVKNAKKLEIAKK from the coding sequence ATGGCAAATCAAAAATTAATAACATTTGACAACTTGTCGTTGCAAGATTTAGGAGATGGAGATTCAGAGTTTATTCCAATTTTTTCGAGTGAAGATGAAGAAGAAATGAATAAAGAAGAGTTACCTACTTCACTTCCGATATTACCATTGAGAAATATGGTATTATTCCCAGGTGTAGTGATTCCTATTACAGCAGGTAGAGATAAGTCTATTGAATTATTAAATAGAGCAAATAAAGGAGATAAAACGATAGGTGTAGTAGCACAGATAGACGAAGGAACTGATGATCCTGGTATCAATGAGATATATCATACAGGAACAGTGGCTCGTATCATCAAGCTATTAAAGTTGCCTGACGGAAATATCACAGTTATCTTACAAGGTAAAAAACGCTTTGAGATTACGGAACTGACACAAGAAGAACCTTATATGAAGGCGAATGTGGTAGCTCGTGAAGAGAAACGCCCAAACAAGAAGAATAAAGAGTTCTCAGCTATTGTAGATTCTATTAAAGAGACTGCTTTAGAGATTATCAAGGAGAACCCAAATATTCCTTCAGATGCAGCATTTGCTATTGAGAATATTTCTAGTGAATCTTTCTTGATTAACTTCGTGTCTTCTAATATGAGTATGGATATTGCTGATAAGCAACGATTACTAAATATAGATGATCTAAACGCTAGAGGCTTAGAAGCTCTAAAGATGATGACTTTAGAGTTACAAAAACTTCAGTTGCGCAATGATATTCAAACGAAAGTTAGAGTTGATCTAGATCAACAACAAAAAGAGTATTTCTTACATCAACAAATGAAAACAATCCAAGAAGAATTGGGTGGTTTCTCAAATGAAGAGGAGTTTGAAGAAATGCGTAAGAAAGCTGCTAATAAAAAGTGGTCTAAGGAAGTACAAGAGCGCTTCGATAAGGAGTTGATGAAGTTCCAAAGAATGAACCCTCAAGTGGCTGAGTTTGGTATTCAACGAAACTATTTAGAGTTGTTCTTAGAGTTACCTTGGAATCATTATTCTAAGGATGTCTTTAACTTAAAGAATGCTCAGAAGCAGTTAGATAAAGATCATTATGGAATAGAAGAGGTGAAGAAGCGTGTCTTAGAGCACATGGCTGTTCTGAAGCTAAGAAATGATCTTAAGTCTCCTATTCTGTGTCTATATGGACCTCCAGGAGTAGGTAAGACTTCTATCGGTAGATCTATAGCTGATGCATTAGGTCGTGAGTATGTGCGTATTTCTCTAGGAGGGTTACGCGATGAGGCAGAGATCAGAGGACATAGAAAGACATATATAGGGGCTATGCCTGGACGTATTATTCAGAGTCTAAAGAAAGCAAAGACATCTAATCCGGTGTTTTTATTAGATGAGATAGATAAGTTATCTTCTAGTCATAATGGTGATCCTTCTTCTGCATTGTTAGAAGTATTAGATCCAGAACAAAATCACGAGTTCTATGATAACTTCTTAGAGATGGGATATGACTTGTCTAAGGTGATGTTTATCGCTACATCTAATAGCTTAAGTACTATACAACCTGCATTAAGAGACCGTATGGAGATTATCGAGATGACAGGGTATACGATAGAAGAAAAAGTAGAGATAGGTAAACAACATTTGTTAGAAAAACAATTAAAGGCACATGGAGTAACTTCTAAAGATGTAGTGATTGGTAAAAAACAGATGGAGTTTATTATCACAAATTATACAAGAGAGTCTGGAGTACGTGGCTTAGATAAGCAACTAGCACATATCGCTAGAGGTGTAGCTAAGAATATCGTGATGGAAGAGGAGTATAATGTGAAGATGACAGAAGAGGATATCAAAAAGATCTTAGGTACACCACGTTTTGAAAATGATAAGTATGAGAATAATGATGTGGCTGGTGTAGTAACAGGATTAGCGTGGACTAGTGTAGGAGGTGATATTCTATATATAGAGTCGATTATCTCTAAAGGTAAAGGTGAGCTATCTATCACGGGTAACTTAGGGACAGTGATGAAAGAGTCTGCTACTATCGCATTAGAGTATATTAAGGCTCATGCAGAAGAGTTGGGCATAGCTCAAGAAGTATTCGATAACTATAAGATACATATCCACGTACCAGAAGGAGCAACGCCTAAAGATGGGCCTAGTGCAGGTATTACGATGTTGACCTCTATGGTATCGTCATTTACTCAACGCAAGGTGAAAAAGAACTTAGCGATGACAGGTGAGATTACTTTAAGAGGTAAGGTGCTTCCTGTAGGAGGTATTAAAGAGAAGATTCTTGCCGCTAAGCGTGCTAATGTGAAAGAGATCATCTTGTGTAAAGACAATAGAAAAGATATCGATGATATTAAAGAAGAGTATCTTAAAGGATTGACTTTCCATTATGTAGATAAAATGGAAGAAGTCTTAGAGATCGCTATTACAAATCAAAAAGTTAAGAATGCTAAGAAGCTAGAAATAGCTAAAAAGTAA
- a CDS encoding MFS transporter — MKSFVKGDKKLLNAWAFYDWANSVYALVISSSIFPLYYGSLFRELNIDSFDFWGTSIKSESIISYITAIGFLIVCILSPILSGIADYLGNKKFFMKLFCGIGSVSCMLLYFFSLDYMLLSLLIYMFGLIGFWGSLVFYNSYLPDIALTEQQDRISAKGYALGYIGSVILLLLNLLLVMKYDTFGFTTAMTAMRFSFILVGLWWIGFSLYTFKYLPDFKNEKKITRSLFFKGFRELKKVWGELREYVALKRYLVAFFVYSMAVQTVMVIAAYFGEKEIAWENDTQRTTGLILSILMIQLVAVLGAYLTSLLSKKIGNIYTLCVLNALWIIICLYAYTIITPNEFYVAASFVGLVMGGIQSLSRSTYSKLLPETTDTTSFFSFYDVTEKLGIVLGMSMYGLVSDITGKMQNAILFLILFFAVGFVLLLRIPNKK; from the coding sequence ATGAAAAGTTTTGTAAAAGGGGATAAAAAACTTTTAAATGCATGGGCATTTTATGATTGGGCCAACTCAGTATATGCCTTAGTTATTTCGTCATCTATCTTTCCGTTGTATTATGGATCTCTATTTAGAGAGTTGAATATTGATAGTTTTGATTTTTGGGGAACCTCTATTAAGAGTGAATCAATTATCAGTTATATCACTGCGATAGGATTCTTAATAGTCTGTATACTATCACCTATATTATCAGGAATAGCTGATTATTTAGGAAATAAGAAGTTCTTTATGAAACTGTTCTGTGGAATAGGGTCTGTATCGTGTATGCTTCTTTATTTCTTTAGTCTAGATTATATGTTGTTGAGCTTATTGATCTATATGTTTGGGTTAATAGGTTTTTGGGGAAGTTTAGTTTTTTATAATTCATACCTTCCTGATATCGCACTTACAGAGCAGCAGGATAGAATAAGTGCAAAGGGATATGCACTAGGATATATCGGAAGTGTTATACTACTACTGTTAAACTTATTGTTAGTGATGAAGTATGACACCTTTGGTTTTACCACTGCTATGACGGCTATGCGCTTCTCGTTTATACTTGTAGGTCTGTGGTGGATAGGGTTTAGCTTATATACATTTAAGTATTTGCCAGACTTTAAAAATGAGAAAAAAATTACTCGATCTCTATTTTTTAAAGGCTTTAGAGAGTTAAAGAAGGTATGGGGAGAGTTGAGAGAATATGTTGCTCTAAAGAGATATTTAGTAGCTTTCTTTGTCTACAGTATGGCAGTGCAGACAGTGATGGTTATCGCAGCTTATTTTGGAGAAAAAGAAATCGCATGGGAAAACGATACTCAACGTACAACAGGCTTAATATTAAGTATACTGATGATACAGTTGGTAGCTGTACTAGGAGCTTATTTGACATCTCTATTGTCAAAAAAAATTGGCAATATTTATACGTTATGTGTCTTAAATGCGTTATGGATTATAATATGTCTATATGCATATACTATAATCACGCCTAATGAGTTCTATGTGGCAGCTAGTTTTGTAGGATTAGTAATGGGAGGGATACAATCATTATCTCGATCTACATATTCTAAACTATTGCCAGAGACTACGGATACGACTTCCTTCTTTAGCTTTTATGATGTGACAGAGAAGCTAGGTATTGTGCTAGGGATGTCTATGTATGGATTAGTAAGTGATATCACTGGTAAGATGCAGAATGCTATATTGTTTTTAATCCTGTTTTTTGCTGTAGGTTTTGTTCTGTTATTAAGAATACCTAATAAAAAGTAG
- a CDS encoding M48 family metallopeptidase, translating into MKKIVFSIGTVLLLTACATNPFTGKKTMAFTSNAELFPMSFSQYDTFLKEHKVIKGTKDAQRVADVGVKIKKAAEVWLTANGYGSYLNDYKWEYNLVDDKEVNAWCMPGGKIVFYTGILPYCQTDAGIAVVMGHEVAHALANHGQQRMSAGMLQQAGAVAIDAATAKSSATTKQLSAGLYGYGSNVAGMLPFSRSHETEADKIGLTLMAIAGYNPEEAVSFWSRMAARDGSGGGSSWMSTHPSNEERIANLKKLIPEAKAEAAKFGVSFGR; encoded by the coding sequence ATGAAAAAAATCGTATTCTCTATCGGAACTGTTTTGTTGTTAACTGCTTGTGCAACAAATCCTTTTACAGGGAAAAAAACTATGGCGTTTACTTCTAATGCAGAGTTGTTTCCAATGTCTTTTTCACAATATGATACTTTTTTAAAAGAGCATAAAGTGATAAAGGGGACAAAAGATGCACAACGTGTAGCTGATGTGGGTGTGAAAATTAAGAAAGCAGCAGAAGTTTGGTTGACAGCTAATGGGTATGGAAGTTATCTTAATGATTATAAATGGGAGTATAACTTAGTAGATGATAAGGAAGTGAATGCGTGGTGTATGCCAGGAGGTAAGATTGTGTTCTACACAGGTATTTTGCCATACTGTCAGACAGATGCTGGGATAGCTGTAGTGATGGGGCATGAGGTAGCTCACGCGTTAGCTAATCATGGACAACAACGCATGAGTGCAGGTATGCTACAACAGGCGGGAGCTGTGGCAATAGATGCAGCTACTGCTAAGTCTAGTGCGACGACTAAACAGTTAAGTGCAGGGCTGTATGGGTATGGTAGTAATGTAGCAGGTATGTTACCGTTCAGTAGATCACATGAGACAGAAGCTGACAAAATAGGATTGACATTAATGGCTATCGCTGGGTATAATCCAGAAGAAGCTGTTAGTTTCTGGAGTAGAATGGCTGCTAGAGATGGTAGTGGGGGAGGAAGCTCATGGATGAGTACTCACCCTAGTAATGAAGAGCGTATTGCTAATTTGAAGAAATTAATTCCTGAAGCGAAAGCTGAAGCAGCAAAATTTGGTGTATCTTTCGGAAGATAA
- a CDS encoding alpha/beta hydrolase, whose protein sequence is MQSQKPKQSLEIPKSIIVIGKTLQLFSKNLATRYAQNLFVTPLKFKPPKREREMLDKSVVTKITVPALRKDIVVYQYGTNKAADKKALLIHGWNGRGTQLVTIANMLMRAGYDIVSFDAPGHGKSPKTKTNMTEFIASAFEVEKQFGPFELVIGHSLGGMTTMNALRDGLKAKKAVILGSGDVVKDVVDDFVKQIELKPIISKKIQERFETQFNQTMESYTVHLAAEQIDIPLLIMHDEDDLDVNVRAAYAIKKHSKNAEIMITSGLGHRKILGDKKIIERIKAFIEQ, encoded by the coding sequence ATGCAAAGTCAAAAACCAAAACAATCGCTTGAAATACCAAAAAGCATAATAGTAATAGGAAAAACATTACAATTATTTTCAAAGAATCTAGCGACTAGATATGCTCAAAACTTATTTGTCACTCCTCTTAAATTTAAACCACCTAAGAGAGAGAGAGAGATGCTAGACAAAAGTGTAGTGACTAAAATAACTGTCCCTGCACTGCGCAAAGATATCGTAGTATATCAATATGGAACGAATAAAGCTGCTGATAAAAAGGCACTTCTTATACATGGATGGAACGGTAGAGGTACACAACTAGTAACTATTGCCAATATGCTAATGAGAGCAGGCTATGACATCGTAAGCTTCGATGCTCCAGGTCATGGTAAGTCTCCTAAAACAAAAACAAATATGACTGAGTTTATCGCTTCTGCATTCGAAGTAGAGAAACAGTTCGGTCCATTTGAGCTTGTTATTGGTCACTCACTAGGTGGGATGACTACCATGAATGCCCTAAGAGATGGTCTTAAGGCAAAAAAAGCTGTTATACTAGGAAGTGGAGACGTAGTGAAAGATGTAGTAGATGACTTCGTCAAACAAATAGAGCTAAAACCTATTATCTCTAAAAAGATTCAAGAACGATTCGAAACTCAGTTTAACCAAACTATGGAGAGCTACACTGTACACTTAGCAGCAGAACAGATCGATATACCTCTGCTAATTATGCACGATGAAGATGATCTAGACGTAAATGTAAGAGCTGCCTATGCAATTAAAAAACATAGTAAGAATGCAGAGATTATGATCACATCAGGTCTTGGTCACCGCAAGATCTTAGGAGATAAAAAAATAATAGAACGCATCAAAGCTTTCATAGAACAATAG